The proteins below come from a single Pogoniulus pusillus isolate bPogPus1 chromosome 39, bPogPus1.pri, whole genome shotgun sequence genomic window:
- the RPS10 gene encoding small ribosomal subunit protein eS10 gives MLMPKKNRIAIYELLFKEGVMVAKKDVHMPKHPELVDKNVPNLHVMKAMQSLKSRGYVKEQFAWRHFYWYLTNEGIQYLRDYLHLPPEIVPATLRRSRPETGRPRPKGLEGERPARLTRGEADRDTYRRSAVPPGADKKAEAGAGAATEFQFRGGFGRGRGQPPQ, from the exons ATGTTGATGCCCAAGAAGAACCGAATTGCCATCTACGAGCTCCTTTTTAAGGAGGGAGTGATGGTGGCCAAGAAAGATGTGCACATGCCCAAGCACCCGGAGCTGGTGGACAAGAATGTGCCCAACCTCCATGTCATGAAAGCCATGCAG TCTCTGAAGTCCCGTGGCTACGTGAAGGAGCAGTTTGCATGGAGGCATTTCTACTGGTACCTGACCAACGAGGGCATCCAGTACCTGCGCGACTACCTTCACCTGCCACCCGAGATCGTCCCTGCCACCCTGCGCCGCAGCCGCCCAGAGACAGGCAGACCACGGCCCAAAG GTCTGGAAGGAGAGCGCCCGGCGCGGCTGACGCGGGGAGAGGCGGACAGGGACACCTACCGGCGCAGCGCCGTGCCAC ctggtgcTGACAAGAAGGCTGAGGCAGGCGCTGGAGCCGCCACCGAATTCCAGTTT AGAGGAGGATTTGGCCGTGGCCGTGGCCAGCCCCCGCAGTAG